The DNA segment AATTCAGGATGGACTTTCAAACCGCAGCAAATTAAACAAAGTGAAGCAGGGGGTCAGAGACCTCAGTTACGTTTGACAGAGACTCAGAGAGCTGAAAAGAAGCGTTTGGGACTTTGTTTTACTTGCGATGAGAAGTGGTCAAGACAACATTCGTGCCCAAACCGTTCTCTTCAGGTGTTGACTGTAGTTAATGGAGTCGAAATGGAGATTGTGGATCAGGCTTTGGTAGAAGTGGACGAAGAAGTTGTTGGTTCAGAAGCATCGATGATGGAACTTTCCCTAAGTTCTTTTTTGGGCCTATCGTCACCAAGAACTACTAAACTGCTTGGTTCAGTGAAAACAAATAAGATGGTGGTGATGATTGATAGTGGGGCAACCCATAATTTCATATCACCAACAGCTGTGAAGATGAACAGGCTACATGTTACACCAAACGACAAATTGAGCGTGCTCTTGGGTACTGGAATTTCTGTTAGTGGTTCAGGAGTTTGCCAAGACGTGGAGTTGATGCTTCCTGAGATGTCTTTTAAAGCAGATTTCATCGTTCTGGAACTGGGGAATGCGGACATAATCTTGGGAGTGCAGTGGTTACGCACTTTGGGCAAGTGTATGGTTGATTGGGAACGGAATGAATGGTCTTTTATCTACAACGGGGTCCCAGTCACATTACTTGGTGATCCAACACTTCATGAACAGAGAGTTTCTATTAAAACATTGACGGTAAAGGCTCAAGCGAGTAAAGGTGTATCAGAAATGGAGTTAAAAGCAGTAGAGGGCATTAAGGTCGTTGACGATATCTTGCCTCCGCTGATAGAAAAGAAGTTACAAGAGTATGAGGAGGTATTTCAGAAACCGGTGGGATTGCCTCCAGTCAGAGGCAGGGAACATGCTATTAGGCTACAAGATAACTCCAAGCCTATAAGCGTGAGACCTTATAGGTATCCTCAAGCGCATAAAGAAGTCATGGAGAAGATGGTTAAGGAAATGTTGGAAGAAGGATTGATTAGACCTAGTCAGAGCCCGTTTTCTAGCCCAGTCCTACTGGTCAAGAAGAAGGACAACTCTCATCGATTCTGTGTGGATTATAGGGCTCTGAATAGGGCAACAATTCCAGATAAATATCCTATACCAATGATTGATCAGTTGTTGGATGAGTTGCATGGAGCAAAGATATTTTCAAAGCTGGACCTTCGAGCTGGGTATCATCAGATAAGAATGCAAGAACAGGATGTCGCGAAAACGGCGTTTCGGACACATGATGGTCACTTTGAGTTTCTAGTGATGCCATTCGGCCTCACTAACGCTCCGGCCACGTTCCAAGCATTGATGAATGATATCTTCAGACGGTTCCTGCGGAAGTTTGTACTAGTTTTCTTTGATGATATTCTCATCTATAGCAGCAGTGTGGAAGAGCATGAGAAGCATTTGAGTTTGGTCTTAGAGGAGTTCAAGAAGCACAAACTCTTTGCAAACAGGAAGAAGTGCGCATTTGCCCAAGGAAGAGTTGAATATTTGGGGCATGTGATATCCAGTGAAGGAGTTGCTACTGATAGTCAGAAGATCGTTGCAGTACAACAATGGCCTACTCCAAAATCAGTTAAAGCGTTGAGAGGATTTTTGGGATTGACGGGCTATTATAGAAAGTTTGTATAGAGCTATGGACCTATTGCGAGACCTCTCACGGAGCTTCTCAAGAAAGATCAATTCGAGTGGTCTGAGTTAACACAGAGGGCGTTTGATAAGTTGAAAAAAGCGATGGTCACAGCACCAGTATTAGCTCTACCTGACTTCTCTCAGCTGTTCATTGTGGAATCAGATGCTTCAGGCTTCGGTCTAGGAGCAGTATTAATGCAAAATAATCATCATATCGCTTACTTCAGCAAAGGATTGACACACAAAGAACAGCAGAAGCCGATATATGAGAGAGAACTCATGGCGATAGTGATGGCAATACAGAAGTGGCGTCATTACTTATTGGGAAGAAGGTTTGTAGTCAGAACTGATCAACAAAGCCTTAAGTACTTATTGGAGCAGCGTGAGATAACCCTGGATTATCAAAGGTGGTTAACGAGGATATTGGGTTATGAATTCGATATTGAGTACAAGGTTGGAAGCGAGAATAAAGTTGCAGATGGTCTCTCTCGAATAGAGTATGAGAAAATGGAGAAGGTGCAAGTAGACTTGATGGCTTTAACGGTTCCGTCATCATTACAGTTGCAGGATTTGTATCGAGAGGTGGACAATAATGAGGAGATACAAGAGACGATTCACAGAGTGTTGAATAAAGAACCAATGAAGGATGGGTTTACTGTGGTGAATGGTcgtttgttttataaaaatgctATGGTCATTCCTTCTGATTCAACACAGCTTCCTATCATCCTACAAGAGTATCATGACAGCTTAATGGGGGGTCATGCAGGCGTTTTAAGAACATTACAGTGTGTGAAAGCTATATTCTACTGGTCGAAGATGAGAAAGACAGTTCAAGAATATGTGGCAGCCTGCACAGTATGTCAGACACACAAGACTTCAACTCTGGTTCCAGCAGGCTTGTTACAACCGATTGAATTACCAGTCCGTATATGGGAAGATGTTGCTATGGACTTCATTGAAGGGTTACCAGTATCACAAGGGGTTAATGTCATTTTAGTGGTGGTGGATCGCCTCAGTAAATATGCTCATTTCATGACTTTGAAGCATCCTTTCACTGCGGTTGATGTAGCCAACAAGTTCACGAAGGAGGTGATTCGTCTACATGGGTATCTGAAATCGATCATCTCTGATCGAGATAGGATATTCCTGAGTACGTTTTGGAAGGAATGCTTTCGCTTATCAGGCACCAGGTTGCGTTTTAGTACTGCCTTTCACCCACAATCTGATGGTCAAACAGAGGTGCTGAACAGGTGTTTGGAGACTTATTTGCGTTGCTTTGCATCCACACACCCTAAGACTTGGTCGAAGTACATTCAGTGGGCAGAATTGTGGTATAATACAGCGTATCATACAGCTTTGAAATGCACTCCATTCAAGCTGGTGTATGGCAGAGACCCTCCACAGTTGCTCGCTTATGAGCCAGGGTCGACTATGAACTTTGAGGTTGAGACTGCTTTTCAGGAGAGGGATCGTATGCTGGTTACCATCAAAGATAATCTGCTGAGAGCACAAGAGCTTATGAAGAATAATGCTGATAAGCATCGAAGAGATTTGGAGTTTGAGGTGGGCGCAATGGTTTTCTTGAAACTGCGACCATACCGACAGCATTCTGTGAGTAAGAGGTTGTTTCAGAAGCTTGCGGCGCGTTATTACGGTCCATTTGAGGTTCTAGCGAGAGTAGGCAAGGTGGCTTACAGGTTGAAACTACCTGAGTCTTCACGAGTTCATCCGGTTTTTCATGTGTCACAGCTTAAACCGGTTGTTGGGGATGCTACGGTTGTTGGGGAGCTTCCTTCGATATTGGATGGGTCTGATGAAGTGCGCATTGAACCAGAATCGATTATGGATACGAGATATGATGCTGAAGGTTACTTGGAGGTTTTGATTAAGTGGAGTCATTTGCCAGAACATGAGACATCGTGGTTGCGTGCTAGAGAAGTTAAACATCAGTTTCCTTCCTTTTCACTTGAGGATAAGCTGAAACTCGCGAACGGGGGTATTGATATGCTGCGAAGAGTATATGTGAGGAAGGGAAACGGAAGAGGAGAAGGAAATGAAGTTACCGTGGATGAGCTGGCAGTAGAGTAAAGGTTGTTAGTTGATTTGATTGTACTTGGGCCCTCAGTATATAAAGGGACCTAAGTGATAATAAGAAGTTAGTTAGTTGGTTAGCCTCTGGGCAGTTAGAGAGTGCAAGTTGTATTTGGCTTAGACTCCGATCTGTGGAGCTAAGAGAGGGTGGTTGGGCGGATCTTATTCAATATACATCTCAGTTCTAACAGGATCCTTTATGATAACCACACCTCTTTGTGCCGAGCCAGTGGCAGGATGTTCCCACTCTCCTCGGCTGAGGAACAGGCGGTTAGAGGAGTCCGTAGGAAGCTTGATGATGAGCCCTCTGAGAGCTGCGTTAAGCGTCGTCGTCGGCGTGATGCTCAGTTTCATGCTTCTCCTTTTGAGAGGTCTTTTGCTGCTGTGAGCCCGATTTGCAGCAGAGCTGGAGATGGAATGGAGATGAACTAGAAGAGACATAGAATAATAACTATGGAATAAAAGATGTTATTCCAGGGTGAC comes from the Raphanus sativus cultivar WK10039 unplaced genomic scaffold, ASM80110v3 Scaffold0598, whole genome shotgun sequence genome and includes:
- the LOC108841646 gene encoding uncharacterized protein LOC108841646: MEAFGKSSANVIYLSAILDPREGPDTCHKCDYKCENENVCGNVYRCKLTGLTHVCDKNCNQRILYDNHTSLCRASGRMFPLSSAEEQAVRGVRRKLDDEPSESCVKRRRRRDAQFHASPFERSFAAVSPICSRAGDGMEMN